A genomic stretch from Vibrio neptunius includes:
- a CDS encoding porin family protein produces MKKLLLVTALFSSVASANVHSGFYLGAGVGTTDFDDDGYFSDTNLPISTDSDNSYKIIAGYQFNRIVSLETQFTRYGDTNVKIHTPSETISGKIEHKSYTVAANLGYTFDSGVRPFAIVGLGSMDYTEGSFSDDGSIVRLGLGLEYTPPQLQGLSLRSAYEVDHYEIETRDMLFSKTYEQSVGAWYVAATYKF; encoded by the coding sequence ATGAAAAAACTCCTTTTAGTTACTGCTCTTTTCTCTAGTGTTGCATCTGCAAACGTTCACAGCGGTTTTTACCTAGGTGCTGGTGTCGGCACCACAGACTTTGATGATGATGGATACTTTAGTGACACCAATCTGCCTATTTCAACGGATTCGGATAACTCATACAAAATCATCGCGGGTTACCAGTTCAACCGTATTGTTAGCTTAGAAACCCAATTCACCCGCTATGGGGATACGAACGTTAAAATACACACGCCAAGCGAGACTATCAGCGGGAAGATCGAACATAAAAGCTATACGGTGGCAGCCAACTTAGGCTACACGTTTGATAGCGGTGTTCGACCATTTGCGATTGTCGGGCTTGGCTCAATGGATTATACGGAGGGCAGCTTTTCTGATGATGGCAGTATAGTCCGTTTAGGCCTAGGTCTAGAATATACTCCGCCACAGCTTCAAGGCTTATCGCTACGTTCAGCCTATGAAGTAGACCACTACGAGATTGAGACTCGAGATATGCTTTTCTCCAAAACGTATGAGCAGTCTGTTGGTGCTTGGTACGTGGCAGCCACTTACAAGTTCTAA
- a CDS encoding AHH domain-containing protein produces MGYRESVLDSAVEDPNHPINHGFQMQVHHLLSKAGVKKTGKGPKLKSYGYDINLPGNLVALPCTLEGACHLQVQLHRGDHPAVIDTNDNDKEHPKSYHIEVTELVKEAYKTISKRCEKQDNPGIQRYMDYHSLLILRKVRSFELPLSKVANAFKRGGVGCLGATTVPELWLKLKASPKECTCNGRKHDKFSSFIEIPYNLERGK; encoded by the coding sequence ATGGGATATAGAGAATCAGTATTGGATTCGGCTGTAGAAGATCCAAATCATCCAATAAACCACGGTTTTCAAATGCAGGTACACCACCTTTTATCAAAGGCAGGTGTTAAAAAAACAGGCAAGGGTCCAAAATTGAAGTCTTACGGTTATGATATTAATTTGCCGGGTAATTTAGTCGCTTTACCTTGCACTTTGGAAGGCGCGTGTCATTTACAAGTTCAACTACATAGAGGTGATCACCCTGCTGTTATTGATACCAATGATAATGATAAGGAACACCCTAAGAGTTACCACATAGAAGTAACCGAGTTAGTAAAAGAGGCTTATAAGACCATAAGTAAACGTTGTGAAAAGCAGGATAACCCTGGTATTCAGCGCTATATGGATTACCACAGTTTGCTGATATTACGTAAGGTTCGTAGCTTTGAGTTGCCCTTAAGTAAAGTTGCCAATGCCTTTAAGCGTGGCGGGGTGGGGTGTTTGGGCGCCACAACAGTGCCAGAGCTATGGTTAAAGTTAAAGGCTAGCCCAAAAGAGTGTACATGCAATGGAAGAAAACATGATAAATTTAGTTCTTTCATAGAGATACCCTATAACCTAGAACGAGGAAAATAA
- a CDS encoding winged helix-turn-helix domain-containing protein gives MKTILFSSLKLECATRTLSNDSGDKLVLRPLPFDVLMYLLLKNAPASREELFENCWGGTIVTDQALTNVISGLRRHFVALNAEGIHIQTISKVGYFLDVEAKVVEQPTTDHTTNEAADAQPTPATPPQRQVVGLPKPRSNGKASYLLAAALMVMIAATYIFQPFKPRSPFTDPSQYVQLKQGEPAFYLMDATNASIDTALLREQLSKTPFTDCPVDAFIRIFPSIYEPDVIAMTVRLASKVSSDSHVFQHFNVTNLTLTESIMMAFDNPEVACD, from the coding sequence ATGAAAACCATTCTGTTCTCTTCACTAAAACTAGAATGTGCAACTCGAACCTTGTCGAACGACAGCGGCGATAAGCTGGTACTCAGACCATTGCCGTTTGATGTTTTGATGTATTTATTACTCAAAAACGCCCCGGCATCGAGAGAAGAACTGTTCGAGAATTGCTGGGGCGGGACGATTGTCACAGACCAAGCGTTAACCAACGTGATCTCTGGACTACGTCGCCATTTTGTTGCACTAAACGCCGAAGGCATCCACATTCAGACCATCAGCAAAGTGGGTTATTTTCTTGATGTGGAAGCCAAAGTAGTTGAGCAACCAACGACTGATCACACAACAAATGAGGCGGCGGATGCCCAACCAACCCCTGCGACGCCGCCACAAAGGCAGGTTGTTGGTTTGCCAAAGCCTAGGTCAAACGGCAAAGCCAGCTACTTGTTGGCCGCGGCTTTGATGGTGATGATTGCCGCGACTTATATTTTTCAACCTTTTAAGCCACGTTCACCGTTTACTGACCCTTCTCAATATGTGCAACTCAAACAGGGAGAGCCAGCGTTTTACCTAATGGATGCAACCAACGCTAGTATCGACACGGCATTGTTGAGAGAGCAACTGAGTAAGACGCCATTCACTGACTGCCCGGTGGACGCCTTTATACGGATTTTCCCTTCTATTTATGAGCCTGATGTGATTGCCATGACCGTTAGGCTGGCCTCTAAAGTCAGCTCTGATTCACATGTGTTCCAGCATTTTAATGTCACGAATCTAACACTGACAGAGTCGATTATGATGGCCTTTGATAATCCGGAGGTAGCATGCGATTGA